Proteins from a single region of Budorcas taxicolor isolate Tak-1 chromosome 7, Takin1.1, whole genome shotgun sequence:
- the FTMT gene encoding ferritin, mitochondrial → MLPCFLFFPKHISTSLVFLRSARHGFAFLPRWVPRLSSGYPPAAPIRLLAAAASSRGPADAAGAPSRVRQNFHPDSEAAINRQINLELYASYVYLSMAYYFSRDDVALHNFARYFLRLSREETEHAEKLMRLQNQRGGLICLQDVKKPDQSDWKSGLNAMECALLLEKNVNQSLLELHTLASEKGDPHLCDFLETHYLNEQVKSIKELGDHVNNLVKMGAPESGLAEYLFDKHTLGNENNHN, encoded by the coding sequence ATGCTGCCCTGTTTCTTGTTCTTTCCCAAGCACATCAGCACATCGTTGGTGTTCCTGCGCAGTGCGCGCCACGGCTTCGCTTTCCTGCCGCGCTGGGTCCCCAGGCTGTCCTCGGGTTACCCGCCGGCCGCCCCCATCCGCCTGCTGGCCGCAGCCGCCTCTTCCCGGGGGCCGGCAGATGCCGCCGGCGCCCCGTCCCGGGTGCGCCAGAACTTTCACCCGGACTCCGAGGCCGCCATTAACCGCCAGATCAACTTGGAGCTCTATGCATCCTACGTGTACTTGTCCATGGCCTATTACTTCTCCCGAGATGACGTGGCCTTGCACAACTTTGCCAGATATTTCCTTCGACTGTCCCGAGAGGAGACCGAGCACGCGGAGAAGCTGATGAGGCTGCAGAACCAGCGGGGAGGACTGATCTGCCTGCAGGACGTCAAGAAACCGGACCAGAGCGACTGGAAGAGTGGGCTGAATGCCATGGAGTGTGCTCTGCtcttggaaaagaatgtgaaccAGTCGTTGCTGGAATTGCACACTCTGGCATCAGAAAAAGGTGACCCCCATTTGTGCGATTTCCTAGAAACCCACTATCTGAATGAGCAGGTGAAATCTATCAAAGAACTGGGTGACCACGTGAACAACTTGGTTAAGATGGGGGCCCCCGAATCTGGTCTGGCAGAGTACCTTTTTGACAAACATACccttggaaatgaaaacaatcaCAACTAA